In Haliotis asinina isolate JCU_RB_2024 chromosome 15, JCU_Hal_asi_v2, whole genome shotgun sequence, one DNA window encodes the following:
- the LOC137266246 gene encoding glycine-rich protein-like produces the protein MMKIVAVLVVCLAVTAFAEPTGLYGAHGMGGLFGGAGVLGYGIGAMHGGFYGGYGYGPYGGMGGLYGGKYGYGLGSLYGGYGGFYGMPGYGIGLGKGIGYY, from the exons ATGATGAAGATTGTCGCCGTCCTTGTTGTCTGCCTGGCTGTTACCGCCTTCGCTGAACCAACCGGTCTGTATGGAGCACATGGAATGGGTGGGTTGTTTGGAGGAGCTGGCGTATTAGGCTACGGAATAGGTGCAATGCACGGAGGTTTTTACGGAGGCTACGGCTATGGCCCGTACGGAGGAATGGGCGGTCTGTATGGAGGCAAATACGGATACGGCCTGGGAAGTCTGTATGGAGGCTACGGTGGTTTCTACGGAATGCCAGGATATGGAATCGGATTAGGAAAAG GAATCGGCTATTACTGA
- the LOC137266250 gene encoding glycine-rich protein-like produces the protein MMKIVAVLVVCLAVTAFAEPTGLYGAHGMGGLFGGAGVLGYGIGAMHGGIYGGYGYGPYGGMGGLYGGKYGYGLGSLYGGYGGFYGMPGYGIGLGKGIGYY, from the exons ATGATGAAGATTGTCGCCGTCCTTGTTGTCTGCCTGGCTGTTACCGCCTTCGCTGAACCAACCGGTCTGTATGGAGCACATGGAATGGGTGGGTTGTTTGGAGGAGCTGGCGTATTAGGCTACGGAATAGGTGCAATGCACGGAGGTATTTACGGAGGCTACGGCTATGGCCCGTACGGAGGAATGGGCGGTCTGTATGGAGGCAAATACGGATACGGCCTGGGAAGTCTGTATGGAGGCTACGGTGGTTTCTACGGAATGCCAGGATATGGAATCGGATTAGGAAAAG GAATCGGCTATTACTGA
- the LOC137266254 gene encoding glycine-rich protein-like, producing the protein MMKIVAVLVVCLAVTAFAEPTGLYGAHGMGGLFGGAGVLGYGIGAMHGGIYGGYGYGPYGGMGGLYGGKYGYGLGSLYGGYGGFYGMPGYGIGLGKGIGYY; encoded by the exons ATGATGAAGATTGTCGCCGTCCTTGTTGTCTGTCTGGCTGTTACCGCCTTCGCTGAACCAACCGGTCTGTATGGAGCACATGGAATGGGTGGGTTGTTTGGAGGAGCTGGCGTATTAGGCTACGGAATAGGTGCAATGCACGGAGGTATTTACGGAGGCTACGGCTATGGCCCGTACGGAGGAATGGGCGGTCTGTATGGAGGCAAATACGGATACGGCCTGGGAAGTCTGTATGGAGGCTACGGTGGTTTCTACGGAATGCCAGGATATGGAATCGGATTAGGAAAAG GAATCGGCTATTACTGA
- the LOC137266255 gene encoding glycine-rich protein-like yields the protein MMKIVAVLVVCLAVTAFAEPTGLYGAHGMGGLFGGAGVLGYGIGAMHGGFYGGYGYGPYGGMGGLYGGKYGYGLGSLYGGYGGFYGMPGYGIGLGKGIGYY from the exons ATGATGAAGATTGTCGCCGTCCTTGTTGTCTGCTTGGCTGTTACCGCCTTCGCTGAACCAACCGGTCTGTATGGAGCACATGGAATGGGTGGGTTGTTTGGAGGAGCTGGCGTATTAGGCTACGGAATAGGTGCAATGCACGGAGGTTTTTACGGAGGCTACGGCTATGGCCCGTACGGAGGAATGGGCGGTCTGTATGGAGGCAAATACGGATACGGCCTGGGAAGTCTGTATGGAGGCTACGGTGGTTTCTACGGAATGCCAGGATATGGAATCGGATTAGGAAAAG GAATCGGCTATTACTGA